A single genomic interval of Malania oleifera isolate guangnan ecotype guangnan chromosome 11, ASM2987363v1, whole genome shotgun sequence harbors:
- the LOC131168358 gene encoding serine/threonine-protein kinase STY13-like: MGSVNEFQSVEGFNLDAKWLIDPKQLFVGPRIGEGAHAKVYEGKYKNQNVAIKIVPKGETPEEIAKKEARFAREVAMLSRVQHRNLVKFIGACKEPMMVIVTELLLGGTLRKYLLNMRPRCLDTRVAVGFAIDIAQAMECLHSHGIIHRDLKPENLILTADHKTVKLADFGLAREESLTEMMTAETGTYRWMAPELYSTVTLRHGEKKHYNHKVDAYSFAIVLWELIHNKLPFEGMSNLQAAYAAAFKNVRPSAEDLPGDLALIVTSCWREDPNARPNFTEIIQMLLRYLTIISPPEPVVPPRVYSSENAVFPPESPGTSSLMAVRDDSAETPNNNIIMENKPRGFFFCFNQCY; this comes from the exons ATGGGATCTGTAAATGAGTTTCAGTCCGTGGAAGGGTTCAATTTGGACGCCAAGTGGCTGATCGATCCCAAGCAGCTTTTTGTTGGGCCGAGGATTGGGGAGGGCGCGCATGCCAAAGTGTACGAGGGAAA ATATAAAAATCAGAATGTTGCCATAAAAATCGTTCCCAAAGGGGAGACCCCAGAGGAGATTGCTAAGAAGGAAGCCCGGTTTGCAAGAGAGGTTGCTATGTTATCTAGAGTTCAACACAGAAACTTAGTGAAG TTCATTGGCGCTTGCAAGGAACCTATGATGGTGATTGTAACTGAGCTTCTGTTGGGGGGGACGCTACGTAAATACTTGCTGAATATGCGACCAAGATGCTTAGACACACGTGTTGCAGTGGGGTTTGCAATTGACATTGCCCAAGCAATGGAATGCTTGCACTCTCATGGGATCATACATCGTGACCTGAAGCCTG AAAACTTGATCTTGACTGCAGATCACAAGACAGTCAAACTTGCAGATTTCGGTTTAGCCAGAGAAGAGTCATTAACAGAGATGATGACTGCTGAAACAGGGACCTATCGTTGGATGGCTCCAGAG CTTTACAGTACAGTCACATTGAGGCATGGAGAGAAGAAGCATTACAATCACAAGGTGGACGCCTACAGCTTTGCAATTGTATTGTGGGAGCTCATTCATAATAAGTTGCCATTTGAAGGCATGTCAAATCTGCAGGCCGCGTATGCAGCTGCTTTTAAG AATGTGAGGCCCAGTGCAGAGGATCTCCCAGGCGATCTGGCGCTAATTGTGACTTCGTGTTGGAGAGAAGATCCAAATGCTCGGCCCAACTTCACCGAGATAATACAGATGCTCCTGCGCTATCTCACGATCATTTCACCCCCAGAGCCCGTTGTTCCACCACGGGTTTACAGTTCTGAGAATGCTGTCTTCCCACCAGAGTCTCCTGGTACAAGTTCTTTAATGGCAGTTAGAGATGACTCAGCGGAAACTCCGAATAACAATATCATCATGGAAAACAAACCTCGAGGTTTCTTCTTCTGTTTTAACCAGTGTTACTAA
- the LOC131168098 gene encoding SUPPRESSOR OF GAMMA RESPONSE 1-like isoform X1: MARSWLIDSRGLAKKVKCATLSAAYQIKDCGANRECPKCHCRIDNSDVSTEWPGLPAGVKFDPSDAQLLEHLAAKCGVGNSKPHMFIDEFIPTLEGDKGICYTHPENLPGAKKDGNSVHFFHRTINAYATGQRKRRKIHSQNDVIEEHVRWHKTGKTKPVLENGIQKGCKKIMVLYRSSKKGIKPNKSKWVMHQYHLGMEEDEKEGEYVVSKIFYQHQKQNDKDDINLVIEQSDMGTIRTSPRTPKTNTPNPPRPGKSISCDDVADDNIQQASPLEAEVTAGAYQRPFGDDLVYPEWLAGESQAVDNLDQNGIDDELLCKEIFGSYTPLGDPMLNPGPFAGHDRNDFFGGDKNATCGIADLENLELDTPPDFQLADLQFGSQDSILGWLDRM, translated from the exons ATGGCAAG GAGCTGGCTTATTGACAGCAGAGGACTAGCAAAGAAAGTAAAATGTGCAACGCTATCAGCTGCATATCAGATCAAAGATTGTGGGGCAAATCGTGAATGCCCAAAATGCCATTGTCGTATTGATAACAGTGAT GTTTCCACTGAATGGCCTGGTCTTCCTGCAGGTGTGAAATTTGATCCATCTGATGCTCAGCTCTTAGAACATTTAGCAGCAAAATGTGGAGTAGGAAACTCGAAACCACACATGTTTATTGATGAGTTCATTCCCACACTTGAGGGGGACAAAGGAATTTGCTACACCCATCCAGAAAATCTTCCTG GTGCCAAGAAAGACGGAAATAGTGTCCATTTTTTTCACAGAACTATCAATGCTTATGCTACTGGTCAACGGAAACGCCGAAAGATCCATAGCCAAAATGATGTGATAGAGGAGCATGTTCGCTGGCACAAAACAGGCAAGACTAAGCCTGTGTTAGAAAATGGGATTCAGAAAGGCTGTAAGAAGATCATGGTTCTTTATAGAAGTTCAAAAAAGGGGATCAAACCAAATAAATCAAAATGGGTCATGCACCAATACCATCTAGGGATGGAAGAAGATGAAAAAGAAGGCGAATAtgtagtttcaaagattttttatcAGCACCAGAAGCAGAATGATAAGGATGATATTAATCTAGTCATTGAACAATCTGATATGGGGACAATACGTACTAGCCCAAGGACACCCAAAACAAATACTCCCAATCCTCCCCGGCCTGGAAAATCTATTTCATGTGATGACGTCGCTGATGACAATATACAACAAGCTTCTCCCCTT GAAGCTGAGGTTACTGCAGGAGCATATCAGCGCCCGTTTGGGGATGATTTGGTGTACCCTGAATGGTTGGCAGGCGAATCGCAGGCTGTCGACAACTTGGATCAAAACGGCATTGATGACGAATTGCTATGCAAGGAGATTTTTGGTTCTTATACTCCTCTTGGTGATCCAATGTTAAATCCCGGCCCTTTTGCTGGTCACGACAGAAATGATTTCTTCGGAGGAGATAAGAATGCAACCTGTGGAATAGCCGATCTGGAAAATCTTGAACTGGATACTCCACCAGATTTCCAGCTTGCA GATTTACAGTTTGGTTCTCAGGACAGTATTCTTGGTTGGTTAGACCGTATGTGA
- the LOC131168098 gene encoding SUPPRESSOR OF GAMMA RESPONSE 1-like isoform X2: MSWLIDSRGLAKKVKCATLSAAYQIKDCGANRECPKCHCRIDNSDVSTEWPGLPAGVKFDPSDAQLLEHLAAKCGVGNSKPHMFIDEFIPTLEGDKGICYTHPENLPGAKKDGNSVHFFHRTINAYATGQRKRRKIHSQNDVIEEHVRWHKTGKTKPVLENGIQKGCKKIMVLYRSSKKGIKPNKSKWVMHQYHLGMEEDEKEGEYVVSKIFYQHQKQNDKDDINLVIEQSDMGTIRTSPRTPKTNTPNPPRPGKSISCDDVADDNIQQASPLEAEVTAGAYQRPFGDDLVYPEWLAGESQAVDNLDQNGIDDELLCKEIFGSYTPLGDPMLNPGPFAGHDRNDFFGGDKNATCGIADLENLELDTPPDFQLADLQFGSQDSILGWLDRM, translated from the exons AT GAGCTGGCTTATTGACAGCAGAGGACTAGCAAAGAAAGTAAAATGTGCAACGCTATCAGCTGCATATCAGATCAAAGATTGTGGGGCAAATCGTGAATGCCCAAAATGCCATTGTCGTATTGATAACAGTGAT GTTTCCACTGAATGGCCTGGTCTTCCTGCAGGTGTGAAATTTGATCCATCTGATGCTCAGCTCTTAGAACATTTAGCAGCAAAATGTGGAGTAGGAAACTCGAAACCACACATGTTTATTGATGAGTTCATTCCCACACTTGAGGGGGACAAAGGAATTTGCTACACCCATCCAGAAAATCTTCCTG GTGCCAAGAAAGACGGAAATAGTGTCCATTTTTTTCACAGAACTATCAATGCTTATGCTACTGGTCAACGGAAACGCCGAAAGATCCATAGCCAAAATGATGTGATAGAGGAGCATGTTCGCTGGCACAAAACAGGCAAGACTAAGCCTGTGTTAGAAAATGGGATTCAGAAAGGCTGTAAGAAGATCATGGTTCTTTATAGAAGTTCAAAAAAGGGGATCAAACCAAATAAATCAAAATGGGTCATGCACCAATACCATCTAGGGATGGAAGAAGATGAAAAAGAAGGCGAATAtgtagtttcaaagattttttatcAGCACCAGAAGCAGAATGATAAGGATGATATTAATCTAGTCATTGAACAATCTGATATGGGGACAATACGTACTAGCCCAAGGACACCCAAAACAAATACTCCCAATCCTCCCCGGCCTGGAAAATCTATTTCATGTGATGACGTCGCTGATGACAATATACAACAAGCTTCTCCCCTT GAAGCTGAGGTTACTGCAGGAGCATATCAGCGCCCGTTTGGGGATGATTTGGTGTACCCTGAATGGTTGGCAGGCGAATCGCAGGCTGTCGACAACTTGGATCAAAACGGCATTGATGACGAATTGCTATGCAAGGAGATTTTTGGTTCTTATACTCCTCTTGGTGATCCAATGTTAAATCCCGGCCCTTTTGCTGGTCACGACAGAAATGATTTCTTCGGAGGAGATAAGAATGCAACCTGTGGAATAGCCGATCTGGAAAATCTTGAACTGGATACTCCACCAGATTTCCAGCTTGCA GATTTACAGTTTGGTTCTCAGGACAGTATTCTTGGTTGGTTAGACCGTATGTGA